A single genomic interval of Microbacterium sp. BLY harbors:
- a CDS encoding YcnI family protein — MSHTPIRSRRPRRALLGASGLVGGLALTLAVPAMAGAHVSVSPDQLAAGDHGVLTFSFAHGCGTSPTTALRVTMPDGLASVAPTLDGDWTIQVERGDDGLVSAVTYTALTPVPTDLRGAVSMSVGLDEDTPETLAFPVVQQCVDGATEWTQLAEKGEDPHDLDAPAPVVTVTDGGEGAHGTTPAHPATATAADDDALGIGLGAGGLLAGVAALVVAVLAFRRRA; from the coding sequence ATGTCGCACACCCCCATCCGCTCACGCCGTCCTCGCCGCGCTCTCCTCGGAGCCTCCGGCCTCGTCGGCGGACTCGCCCTCACCCTCGCCGTTCCCGCGATGGCCGGCGCCCACGTCTCCGTGAGCCCCGACCAGCTCGCCGCCGGCGATCACGGCGTCCTGACGTTCTCGTTCGCGCACGGGTGCGGCACATCGCCCACCACGGCACTGCGCGTCACCATGCCCGACGGCCTCGCCTCGGTCGCCCCCACCCTCGACGGCGACTGGACGATCCAGGTGGAGCGCGGAGACGACGGCCTGGTGAGCGCCGTCACCTACACCGCTCTCACCCCGGTGCCGACCGACCTCCGCGGTGCCGTCAGCATGTCGGTCGGGCTGGACGAGGACACGCCGGAGACGCTGGCCTTCCCCGTGGTGCAGCAGTGCGTCGACGGGGCCACCGAGTGGACCCAGCTCGCCGAGAAGGGCGAGGACCCGCACGACCTCGATGCCCCCGCCCCCGTCGTGACGGTCACTGACGGCGGCGAGGGAGCCCACGGCACCACCCCCGCGCATCCTGCGACGGCCACCGCCGCGGACGATGACGCCCTGGGCATCGGGCTCGGCGCCGGGGGCCTCCTCGCCGGGGTCGCGGCCCTCGTGGTCGCGGTGCTGGCCTTCCGTCGGCGGGCCTGA
- a CDS encoding RIP metalloprotease, which translates to MEFLLYLGGIVFMLIGLGLSIGLHEVGHLVPAKLFGVRVGQYMIGFGPRLWSKRIGETEYGFKLLPLGGFISMSGMYPSSKDSGPASGVFRTLIQDARSANDETIAEGAEDRVFYRLPVWKRVIVMLGGPLMNLLLAVVIFTVLVSGIGVQQGTTTVAAVNECVVPASSSATECSPEDPESPAAVADVQAGDVLVSIDGTPVSTFAEATAIVQASPGKDLALVVRRDGEEKTLTLTPIAAERTITDASGQPVRDDDGEPVVKEVGYAGMIAQMGYVQQPLTAGPQMAADTVARVGSLIVTLPVRLWDVGVSLVTGGERDPNGPLSVVGVGRLAGEVAATDAPVLNRFAVLLGLLGSLNVALFVFNLIPLLPLDGGHIVVALWEGIKRAWAKLFRRPPPAPVDATKLVPLTVVVATLLIAMGALLLVADLFNPVKLLG; encoded by the coding sequence GTGGAATTCCTGCTCTATCTGGGCGGCATCGTGTTCATGCTGATCGGCCTCGGCCTCTCGATCGGCCTGCACGAGGTCGGTCATCTCGTCCCCGCGAAGCTCTTCGGCGTCCGTGTCGGCCAGTACATGATCGGTTTCGGGCCGCGTCTGTGGTCGAAGCGGATCGGGGAGACGGAGTACGGCTTCAAGCTCCTGCCCCTCGGCGGGTTCATCTCGATGTCGGGGATGTACCCGTCGTCGAAGGACAGCGGGCCCGCGTCGGGGGTGTTCCGCACGCTGATCCAGGACGCACGCTCCGCGAACGACGAGACGATCGCGGAGGGCGCGGAGGATCGCGTCTTCTACCGGCTTCCGGTGTGGAAGCGGGTGATCGTCATGCTCGGCGGCCCGCTCATGAACCTCCTGCTCGCCGTCGTCATCTTCACCGTGCTGGTGAGCGGCATCGGTGTGCAGCAGGGCACGACGACGGTGGCGGCGGTGAACGAATGCGTGGTCCCCGCGTCCTCGTCGGCCACCGAGTGCAGCCCCGAGGACCCGGAGTCCCCGGCGGCCGTCGCCGACGTGCAGGCCGGGGACGTGCTCGTGTCGATCGACGGCACCCCGGTGTCCACCTTCGCGGAGGCGACCGCGATCGTGCAGGCATCGCCGGGGAAGGATCTCGCGCTCGTCGTCCGGCGGGACGGTGAGGAGAAGACGCTGACGCTCACACCGATCGCGGCGGAACGCACGATCACGGATGCGAGCGGGCAGCCGGTGCGGGACGATGACGGCGAGCCCGTGGTGAAGGAGGTCGGCTACGCCGGCATGATCGCCCAGATGGGCTACGTGCAGCAGCCGCTGACGGCCGGGCCGCAGATGGCGGCGGACACGGTGGCCCGGGTCGGTTCGCTGATCGTCACGCTGCCGGTCCGGCTGTGGGATGTGGGGGTGTCCCTCGTGACGGGTGGGGAACGCGACCCGAACGGTCCGCTCAGCGTCGTCGGAGTGGGACGACTGGCCGGCGAGGTGGCCGCGACGGATGCGCCCGTCCTCAATCGCTTCGCTGTGCTGCTCGGCCTTCTCGGCTCGCTCAACGTGGCGCTCTTCGTGTTCAACCTCATCCCGCTGCTGCCCCTCGACGGCGGTCACATCGTCGTCGCGCTGTGGGAGGGGATCAAGCGGGCGTGGGCGAAGCTCTTCCGCCGCCCGCCCCCTGCTCCGGTCGACGCCACCAAGCTCGTGCCGCTGACCGTCGTCGTCGCCACGCTGCTGATCGCGATGGGCGCACTGCTGCTCGTGGCCGATCTGTTCAACCCGGTGAAGCTCCTGGGCTGA
- a CDS encoding chorismate-binding protein: MTLSRLDELSADPDASFVLIARDGADTVELLTGEVTDVDLLADIPLTTDGRRREVFALVPYRQVRERGFVAQDDGAPLRCLLVDEHLHLPTPAVLDALPAAPVPLRDEGFDIADEEYAAIVETVIADEIGRGEGANFVIRRDFTATVDADERQAALTWFRALLAHERGAYWTFAVFTPGHIAVGASPEAHVVARGGIVTMNPISGTFRHPAGGATKETLTDFLASTKETEELFMVVDEELKMMSAVCADGGRITGPHLKEMSRLTHTEYMLRGRSGLDPRDILRETMFAPTVTGSPMQNACAVIRRHERKPRGYYSGVAALFTPNADGGHDLDAPILIRTVYLQGGELSVPVGATLVRHSDPHGEVSETHGKAAGVLGAIGAIDRDRVAEARSDADAPGTPRSLADDPDVAALLASRNARLAEFWLNPQGEDFTGPFSGRSALVVDAEDRFTTMLAHQLRHLGLDVTIASWDQVDDEAVETADLVVAGPGPGDPRDRESPRIARMREVVAARLRARTPLLAVCLSHQILADRLGVPLTPLDAPHQGLQKTVPVFGEDASIGFYNTFTARVAPGTMNVGAAEVSADPATGDVSALRGDGFASVQGHLESILSRDGIRTLERLVGHALG; this comes from the coding sequence ATGACCCTCTCTCGCCTCGACGAGCTCAGCGCCGACCCCGACGCCTCCTTCGTACTGATCGCCCGCGACGGCGCGGACACCGTGGAGCTGCTCACGGGTGAGGTGACGGACGTGGATCTGCTCGCCGACATCCCGCTGACGACCGACGGGCGCCGCCGCGAGGTCTTCGCGCTCGTCCCCTATCGCCAGGTGCGTGAGCGCGGGTTCGTGGCACAGGACGACGGCGCGCCGCTGCGCTGCCTCCTCGTCGACGAGCACCTGCACCTGCCGACCCCGGCCGTGCTCGACGCCCTCCCCGCGGCCCCCGTCCCGCTACGCGACGAGGGCTTCGACATCGCCGACGAAGAGTATGCGGCGATCGTCGAGACCGTCATCGCGGACGAGATCGGACGGGGCGAGGGAGCGAACTTCGTCATCCGTCGCGACTTCACCGCCACCGTCGACGCCGACGAGCGTCAGGCGGCGCTGACGTGGTTCCGGGCACTCCTCGCCCACGAGCGCGGCGCGTACTGGACGTTCGCCGTGTTCACCCCCGGGCACATCGCCGTCGGGGCCAGCCCGGAGGCGCACGTCGTGGCGCGCGGCGGCATCGTGACGATGAACCCGATCTCCGGCACCTTCCGGCATCCGGCGGGAGGAGCGACGAAGGAGACGCTGACCGACTTCCTCGCCTCCACCAAGGAGACCGAGGAGCTGTTCATGGTCGTCGACGAGGAGCTCAAGATGATGAGCGCCGTCTGCGCGGACGGCGGACGCATCACGGGTCCGCACCTCAAGGAGATGTCCCGCCTGACCCACACGGAGTACATGCTGCGCGGGCGCAGCGGTCTCGACCCGCGCGACATCCTCCGCGAGACGATGTTCGCCCCCACCGTCACCGGCTCCCCCATGCAGAACGCCTGTGCGGTGATCCGGCGGCACGAGCGCAAACCGCGGGGCTACTACTCCGGGGTGGCCGCACTGTTCACCCCGAATGCGGACGGCGGCCACGATCTCGACGCCCCGATCCTCATCCGCACCGTGTACCTGCAGGGCGGGGAGCTCAGCGTCCCCGTCGGCGCCACCCTCGTGCGGCACTCCGACCCCCACGGCGAGGTCTCGGAGACGCACGGCAAGGCTGCGGGCGTGCTCGGCGCGATCGGCGCGATCGACCGGGACCGCGTCGCCGAGGCCCGCAGCGATGCCGACGCTCCCGGTACCCCCCGGAGCCTCGCGGACGACCCCGACGTCGCCGCGCTGCTCGCCTCGCGCAACGCCCGTCTGGCCGAGTTCTGGTTGAACCCGCAGGGCGAGGACTTCACGGGCCCGTTCTCCGGCCGTTCCGCACTGGTCGTCGACGCGGAGGACCGCTTCACCACGATGCTCGCGCACCAGCTGCGTCATCTCGGGCTGGACGTGACCATCGCGTCATGGGACCAGGTGGACGACGAGGCCGTGGAGACGGCGGACCTCGTCGTCGCCGGGCCCGGCCCCGGCGACCCGCGCGACCGCGAGAGCCCGCGCATCGCCCGGATGCGGGAGGTCGTCGCCGCCCGGCTGCGTGCGCGCACACCGCTGCTCGCCGTCTGTTTGAGCCACCAGATCCTGGCGGATCGGCTGGGCGTCCCCCTCACGCCTCTGGACGCGCCGCATCAGGGCCTGCAGAAGACCGTGCCGGTCTTCGGGGAGGACGCGTCGATCGGGTTCTACAACACGTTCACGGCACGCGTGGCCCCGGGGACGATGAACGTCGGCGCAGCCGAGGTCTCCGCGGACCCGGCCACCGGCGACGTCTCCGCGCTCCGCGGGGACGGTTTCGCGTCGGTGCAGGGCCACCTCGAGTCCATCCTGTCCCGCGACGGCATCCGCACGCTGGAGCGCCTGGTCGGGCACGCGCTGGGCTGA
- a CDS encoding pyroglutamyl-peptidase I: MAVILLTGFDPFDGAARNPSMEAVRTVAAGYDGPHDLAIATLPVSFARAAALLRDTIARHSPDAVVCTGLAGGSDRITVERVGVNLMDARIPDNDGAQPVDEPSDPDGPAARFATLPTKRLVRRLTDAGLPARLSLSAGSYVCNHVLYTALSVVPRGVPAGFVHLPWSRSTAPAGAFFLDDEDIARSVRLVVDHCLDDDDDAPGGSLW; the protein is encoded by the coding sequence ATGGCGGTCATCCTCCTCACCGGCTTCGATCCGTTCGACGGCGCCGCCCGCAATCCCTCGATGGAGGCGGTGCGGACCGTCGCCGCAGGCTACGACGGCCCGCACGATCTGGCCATCGCGACGCTGCCGGTGTCGTTCGCGCGGGCTGCGGCGCTTCTGCGAGACACGATCGCGCGGCACTCCCCCGATGCGGTCGTGTGCACCGGTCTGGCGGGCGGCAGCGACCGCATCACCGTCGAGCGCGTGGGGGTGAACCTCATGGACGCGCGGATCCCCGACAACGACGGCGCTCAGCCGGTGGACGAGCCCAGTGACCCCGACGGTCCGGCTGCCCGGTTCGCCACTCTTCCCACCAAGCGCCTGGTGCGTCGGCTCACCGATGCCGGACTCCCCGCCCGCCTCTCGTTGTCCGCCGGGTCGTATGTGTGCAACCACGTGCTCTACACGGCGCTCTCCGTCGTCCCCAGGGGCGTACCAGCGGGCTTCGTTCATCTGCCCTGGTCCCGGAGCACCGCGCCTGCGGGGGCATTCTTCCTGGACGACGAGGACATCGCGCGGAGCGTGCGCCTGGTCGTCGACCACTGTCTCGACGATGACGACGATGCCCCGGGGGGCTCTCTCTGGTGA
- the ispG gene encoding flavodoxin-dependent (E)-4-hydroxy-3-methylbut-2-enyl-diphosphate synthase codes for MPKVPEVLAPRRKSRQIKVGKVLVGGDAPVSVQSMTTTKTTDINGTLQQIAELTASGCEIVRVAVPSQDDADVLHIIAKKSQIPVIADIHFQPKYVFQAIDAGCAAVRVNPGNIRKFDDQVGEIAKAAKDAGVSLRIGVNAGSLDRRLLEKYGKATPEALVESAVWEASLFEEHDFHDFKISVKHNDPVVMVKAYRQLAERGDWPLHLGVTEAGPAFQGTIKSATAFGILLGEGIGDTIRVSLSAPPAEEVKVGHQILQSLNLRERKLEIVSCPSCGRAQVDVYTLAEDVTEGLKEMTVPLRVAVMGCVVNGPGEAREADLGVASGNGKGQIFVKGEVIKTVPEADIVATLIEEANRIAAEMGPDAPLGTAQVVTA; via the coding sequence ATGCCGAAGGTCCCCGAAGTCCTCGCCCCGCGTCGCAAGTCCCGCCAGATCAAGGTGGGCAAGGTGCTCGTGGGCGGTGATGCCCCCGTGAGCGTGCAGTCGATGACGACCACCAAGACCACCGACATCAACGGGACGCTGCAGCAGATCGCGGAGCTCACCGCCTCCGGCTGCGAGATCGTCCGTGTCGCCGTGCCCTCGCAGGACGACGCGGACGTGCTGCACATCATCGCGAAGAAGAGCCAGATCCCGGTCATCGCGGACATCCACTTCCAGCCGAAGTACGTCTTCCAGGCGATCGACGCCGGGTGCGCGGCCGTGCGGGTCAACCCCGGAAACATCCGCAAGTTCGACGACCAGGTCGGCGAGATCGCCAAAGCGGCGAAGGATGCGGGCGTCTCGCTCCGGATCGGTGTGAACGCGGGCTCGCTCGACCGTCGCCTGCTCGAGAAGTACGGCAAGGCCACGCCCGAGGCGCTGGTCGAGAGCGCGGTCTGGGAGGCCTCGCTCTTCGAGGAGCACGACTTCCACGACTTCAAGATCTCGGTCAAGCACAACGACCCCGTCGTCATGGTGAAGGCCTACCGTCAGCTCGCCGAGCGGGGCGACTGGCCGCTGCACCTCGGCGTGACCGAGGCGGGCCCTGCCTTCCAGGGCACGATCAAGAGTGCGACCGCATTCGGCATCCTGCTCGGCGAGGGGATCGGAGACACGATCCGCGTGTCCCTGTCCGCGCCGCCGGCCGAAGAGGTCAAGGTCGGTCACCAGATCCTGCAGTCCCTCAACCTCCGCGAGCGCAAGCTGGAGATCGTCTCGTGCCCGTCGTGCGGTCGCGCGCAGGTGGACGTCTACACGCTCGCCGAGGACGTCACCGAGGGGCTCAAGGAGATGACGGTGCCGCTGCGCGTCGCCGTCATGGGCTGCGTCGTCAACGGCCCCGGAGAGGCGCGCGAGGCCGACCTCGGCGTGGCATCCGGGAATGGCAAGGGTCAGATCTTCGTCAAGGGCGAGGTCATCAAGACCGTGCCCGAGGCCGACATCGTCGCGACCCTCATCGAGGAGGCGAACCGCATCGCCGCCGAGATGGGACCGGACGCTCCGCTCGGCACCGCCCAGGTCGTCACGGCCTGA
- a CDS encoding nucleotidyltransferase domain-containing protein, which yields MDQAERVERFLVEKYPRARIAIVAGSTARGERTHTSDIDLLLIADDLFADDAQASEAATFEFEGETFEVFAYTAAGFETWANRGVAQHRPVIVHMLVEGVPVRSGPGLDDLRARWGAVLAAGPTVEESESRFRRYVITDLLDDLQDAADPLEQHVVAGLLFERIAELMLLTDGQWIGSGKWLPRRLRAWSPERAKQLSAPLLAGDIPGFAARVGEELELAGGRVQAGLVR from the coding sequence ATGGATCAGGCCGAGCGCGTCGAGCGCTTCCTCGTGGAGAAGTATCCGCGCGCACGCATCGCGATCGTCGCCGGGAGCACCGCCCGCGGCGAGCGCACCCACACGAGCGACATCGACCTCCTGCTCATCGCCGACGACCTGTTCGCTGACGACGCCCAGGCGAGCGAGGCCGCCACGTTCGAGTTCGAGGGCGAGACCTTCGAGGTGTTCGCATACACGGCGGCAGGGTTCGAGACATGGGCGAATCGCGGCGTCGCACAGCACCGACCTGTCATCGTGCACATGCTCGTGGAGGGCGTGCCGGTGCGCTCCGGGCCCGGGCTTGACGACCTGCGCGCGCGGTGGGGTGCCGTGCTCGCCGCCGGCCCCACAGTGGAAGAGAGTGAGTCGCGATTCCGGCGGTACGTGATCACCGATCTCCTCGACGACCTGCAGGACGCGGCGGACCCTCTCGAACAGCATGTGGTGGCCGGCCTGTTGTTCGAGCGCATCGCCGAGCTGATGCTGCTGACCGACGGGCAGTGGATCGGCTCGGGGAAGTGGCTCCCCCGACGTTTGCGCGCGTGGAGTCCCGAGCGCGCGAAGCAGCTCAGCGCTCCGCTGCTCGCCGGAGACATCCCGGGGTTCGCGGCGCGGGTCGGCGAGGAACTGGAACTCGCAGGTGGTCGGGTGCAGGCGGGGTTGGTGCGCTGA
- a CDS encoding RNB domain-containing ribonuclease, with protein sequence MPQRRSHVAPSAAQTELAAALSALRESLETPTAFPAEALAEAEAASATPPDLDLTDVPFVTLDPLGARDLDQAFHLDRDGDGYRVRYAIADVPGLVAPGGAVDAEARRRGQTLYAADGTIPLHPPVLSEDRASLLPDEDRPALVWTFTLDATGTVTDFRLERALVRSRAQLDYAATQAALDRGEGGPAALLPEIGALRLDQERQRGGASLNLPDEEVVRTEDGAYAIERRSPLPVEEWNAQLSLMTGMAAAALMMDAGIGILRTMPEPDDDAFAAFRHQTEALGRPWTDGPYGEYLRSLDRTDPMTLPVLEAAASLFRGAGYLVFDGETPDDAVQAAIGAPYAHATAPLRRLVDRWVLTICLAVSTGQPVPEWVRSSLGDLPALMQESGRRASQLDADTVNRVEAALLTPLVGQTVEATVIELRGERAAVQIAEPAVTTTAPVAPDTKPGDVVRLRVLRVDIAAGEIELAV encoded by the coding sequence ATGCCCCAGCGCCGCTCGCATGTCGCCCCGTCCGCCGCGCAGACCGAGCTCGCTGCGGCGCTCTCGGCCCTGCGGGAATCCCTCGAGACGCCGACGGCGTTCCCGGCCGAGGCGCTCGCGGAGGCCGAGGCCGCCTCGGCCACCCCACCGGACCTCGACCTGACGGACGTCCCGTTCGTGACACTCGACCCGCTGGGCGCCCGCGACCTCGACCAGGCTTTCCACCTCGATCGGGACGGCGACGGCTACCGTGTGCGCTACGCCATCGCGGACGTGCCCGGGCTCGTCGCTCCGGGTGGGGCGGTGGATGCGGAGGCGCGCCGGCGCGGACAGACCCTGTACGCCGCGGACGGCACGATCCCCCTGCATCCGCCGGTGCTCAGCGAGGACCGCGCGTCCCTGCTCCCCGACGAGGACCGACCCGCCCTGGTGTGGACGTTCACCCTCGACGCGACGGGGACGGTGACCGACTTCCGGTTGGAGCGCGCCCTCGTCCGGTCGCGCGCCCAGCTCGACTACGCCGCCACCCAGGCGGCCCTGGACCGGGGCGAGGGCGGCCCCGCCGCTCTGCTGCCGGAGATCGGCGCGCTCCGCCTGGACCAGGAGCGTCAGCGCGGCGGCGCGAGTCTGAACCTGCCGGACGAAGAGGTGGTGCGCACCGAGGACGGGGCGTACGCGATCGAGCGCCGTAGTCCCCTCCCCGTCGAGGAGTGGAACGCGCAGCTGTCCCTCATGACCGGGATGGCGGCCGCCGCACTCATGATGGATGCGGGTATCGGGATCCTCCGGACGATGCCGGAGCCGGACGACGACGCGTTCGCGGCCTTCCGTCACCAGACGGAGGCGCTGGGGCGTCCGTGGACCGACGGCCCCTACGGTGAGTACCTGCGCAGCCTGGACCGCACGGACCCGATGACTCTTCCCGTGCTGGAGGCGGCCGCCTCGCTGTTCCGCGGCGCGGGGTACCTCGTGTTCGACGGCGAGACGCCCGATGACGCCGTGCAGGCGGCGATCGGCGCCCCCTACGCGCACGCGACTGCGCCCCTCCGCCGGCTCGTCGACCGCTGGGTCCTCACCATCTGCCTCGCCGTGTCGACCGGGCAGCCGGTTCCGGAGTGGGTGCGCTCCTCGCTCGGTGACCTTCCCGCACTCATGCAGGAGTCCGGGCGACGGGCGTCGCAGTTGGATGCCGACACCGTGAACCGCGTCGAGGCGGCACTCCTCACGCCCCTGGTCGGGCAGACGGTCGAGGCGACCGTGATCGAACTCCGAGGAGAGAGGGCCGCCGTCCAGATCGCCGAGCCCGCGGTGACGACGACCGCGCCGGTGGCCCCCGACACGAAACCCGGGGACGTGGTGCGACTGCGCGTTCTGCGCGTGGACATCGCCGCGGGTGAGATCGAGCTCGCTGTCTGA
- a CDS encoding isocitrate lyase/phosphoenolpyruvate mutase family protein: MTTAAKAQTLVGLYDAPEILRVVNVWDVVSARAVAALPETKAIATAGHGIAASFGYDDGDTPRDVMIDMVGRIAAAVTVPVTADLDDGYGDAGETTRLAIGAGVVGANVEDRLKPLDESVAVVEAIVKAAEAEGVPFALNARTDAFVRAGSRPVEESIADAIQRGRAFLDAGATAVFVPGILDANVTRQLVDGIGERKVSVIGIPGALAASEYEKLGVARISYGPLPQRVALTALQELAESLYSGGVVPHGLPALN, encoded by the coding sequence ATGACCACTGCTGCAAAGGCCCAGACCCTCGTCGGACTCTATGACGCTCCGGAGATCCTCCGCGTGGTGAACGTGTGGGACGTCGTCTCCGCGCGCGCCGTCGCCGCCCTTCCCGAGACGAAGGCGATCGCGACCGCCGGCCACGGCATCGCGGCGTCGTTCGGTTACGACGATGGCGACACCCCGCGCGACGTGATGATCGACATGGTCGGTCGTATCGCCGCCGCCGTGACGGTGCCCGTGACCGCCGACCTCGACGACGGATACGGCGACGCGGGGGAGACCACCCGCCTCGCGATCGGCGCCGGCGTGGTCGGCGCGAACGTCGAGGACCGCCTGAAGCCCCTCGACGAGTCCGTCGCCGTCGTCGAGGCGATCGTCAAGGCCGCCGAGGCCGAAGGCGTGCCTTTCGCCCTGAACGCCCGGACGGACGCCTTCGTGCGCGCCGGGTCGCGCCCGGTGGAGGAGAGCATCGCGGACGCGATCCAGCGTGGACGCGCGTTCCTCGACGCGGGTGCCACCGCGGTCTTCGTCCCTGGCATCCTCGACGCGAACGTCACCCGTCAGCTCGTCGACGGCATCGGTGAGCGCAAGGTCAGCGTGATCGGGATCCCCGGCGCGCTCGCCGCCTCGGAGTACGAGAAGCTCGGCGTGGCCCGCATCTCGTACGGCCCCCTTCCGCAGCGGGTGGCGCTCACGGCGCTGCAGGAGCTCGCGGAGAGCCTGTACAGCGGCGGGGTCGTGCCGCACGGACTCCCGGCTCTCAACTGA
- a CDS encoding proline--tRNA ligase — MVTRLSNFFLRTLREDPAGAEIASHKLLIRAGYIRPQAAGIFAWLPLGLRVKAKIETVIREEMAAAGAQEVHFPALMPREAYEATGRWEEYGDLLFRLQDRKGGDYLLAPTHEEAFTLLVKDLYSSYKDLPLTLFQIQDKYRDEARPRAGLLRGREFTMKDAYSFDASDEGLEASYQAQRDAYERIFQRLGLEYAIVQADAGAMGGSRSEEFLHPTPVGEDTFVRSAGGYAANVEAFRTPVSAPIPFDADGAPVIFDSPDTPTIETLVAHCNRELDGEYTAADTLKNVVLALKHLDGSRELVIVGIPGDREVDEKRAEVAFAPAEVETATAEDFENNPLLVKGYIGPWSPTGAVLGEESATGIRYLVDPRVSEGTSWITGANIDQKHAHSVVAGRDFEADGIVEIANVRAGDPAPDGSGPVELARGMEIGHVFQLGRKYAEALGLKVLNENGKLVTVTMGSYGIGVTRILAIIAELNNDDKGLIWPASVAPFDVQVVAAGRDQVAFDVAEALSAQLEAGGLDVLYDDRPKVSPGVKFGDAELVGVPKIVIVGRGAAEGQVEFWDRRTGEREAVSVAEAVERLSSPR, encoded by the coding sequence GTGGTCACTCGTCTTTCGAACTTCTTCCTCCGTACGCTCCGCGAAGATCCCGCCGGTGCCGAGATCGCCAGTCACAAGCTGCTGATCCGTGCCGGCTACATCCGACCGCAGGCCGCAGGGATCTTCGCGTGGCTGCCGCTGGGCCTGCGCGTCAAGGCGAAGATCGAGACCGTCATCCGCGAGGAGATGGCCGCCGCCGGCGCCCAGGAGGTGCACTTCCCCGCGCTCATGCCCCGGGAGGCGTACGAAGCCACCGGCCGCTGGGAGGAGTACGGCGACCTGCTGTTCCGGCTGCAGGACCGCAAGGGGGGCGACTACCTCCTCGCGCCGACCCATGAGGAGGCGTTCACGCTCCTCGTGAAGGACCTGTACTCGTCGTACAAGGACCTCCCGCTGACGCTCTTCCAGATCCAGGACAAGTACCGCGACGAGGCTCGGCCCCGCGCCGGACTCCTCCGCGGCCGCGAGTTCACGATGAAGGATGCGTACTCGTTCGATGCGTCCGACGAAGGGCTCGAAGCCAGCTATCAGGCGCAGCGGGATGCGTACGAGCGCATCTTCCAGCGTCTGGGTCTCGAGTACGCGATCGTGCAGGCCGACGCCGGGGCCATGGGCGGTTCGCGGAGCGAAGAGTTCCTGCACCCGACCCCCGTGGGGGAGGACACGTTCGTCCGCAGTGCCGGCGGCTACGCGGCCAACGTCGAGGCCTTCCGCACGCCCGTCTCTGCGCCGATCCCGTTCGACGCCGACGGCGCGCCCGTGATCTTCGACTCTCCGGACACCCCGACCATCGAGACCCTCGTCGCGCACTGCAACCGCGAGCTCGACGGCGAGTACACCGCGGCCGACACGCTCAAGAACGTCGTGCTGGCGCTGAAGCACCTCGACGGTTCCCGCGAGCTCGTGATCGTCGGCATCCCCGGCGATCGTGAGGTCGACGAGAAGCGCGCGGAGGTGGCCTTCGCCCCGGCCGAGGTCGAGACCGCGACGGCGGAGGACTTCGAGAACAACCCGCTCCTGGTCAAGGGGTACATCGGTCCGTGGTCGCCCACGGGCGCCGTGCTCGGCGAGGAGTCCGCCACCGGCATCCGTTATCTCGTCGATCCGCGCGTGAGCGAGGGCACGAGCTGGATCACCGGCGCGAACATCGACCAGAAGCACGCGCACTCGGTCGTCGCCGGTCGCGACTTCGAGGCCGACGGCATCGTCGAGATCGCGAACGTGCGCGCCGGAGACCCCGCGCCGGACGGATCGGGCCCCGTCGAGCTCGCGCGCGGCATGGAGATCGGCCATGTCTTCCAGCTCGGCCGGAAGTACGCGGAGGCGCTCGGCCTGAAGGTCCTCAACGAGAACGGCAAGCTGGTCACGGTCACGATGGGCTCGTACGGCATCGGCGTGACCCGGATCCTGGCGATCATCGCCGAGTTGAACAACGACGACAAGGGGCTGATCTGGCCGGCCTCCGTCGCCCCGTTCGACGTGCAGGTCGTCGCTGCCGGCCGCGACCAGGTCGCGTTCGACGTCGCGGAGGCTCTGTCCGCGCAGTTGGAGGCCGGTGGTCTCGACGTGCTCTACGACGACCGTCCGAAGGTGTCGCCCGGGGTCAAGTTCGGCGACGCCGAGCTGGTGGGCGTCCCGAAGATCGTGATCGTGGGACGTGGGGCCGCCGAGGGACAGGTGGAGTTCTGGGACCGTCGCACGGGGGAGCGCGAAGCGGTCTCGGTGGCGGAGGCCGTGGAGCGGCTCTCCTCCCCGCGCTGA
- a CDS encoding pyridoxamine 5'-phosphate oxidase family protein, which yields MTEITGPDALARIAELVEDIDFTMLTTTDPDGNLVSRPMSTRQMDDTGAIWFFTAEDTEKVEEARRHHDVGLAYCDAKGMRYVSVAGTAEIVHDRAKMEELYSPSLDIWFEHGLETPGIALLKVTPVVAEFWEPAKGKVAMAAGALKALVTRDTPDDDIMNHGRVTC from the coding sequence ATGACAGAGATCACCGGTCCCGACGCCCTCGCCCGCATCGCCGAGCTCGTGGAGGACATCGACTTCACGATGCTCACCACCACCGATCCGGACGGGAACCTCGTCAGCCGCCCCATGTCCACGCGGCAGATGGATGACACCGGCGCCATCTGGTTCTTCACCGCGGAGGACACGGAGAAGGTCGAGGAGGCTCGCCGACACCATGACGTGGGGCTGGCCTACTGCGACGCGAAGGGCATGCGCTACGTGTCGGTCGCCGGCACCGCCGAGATCGTGCACGACCGCGCGAAGATGGAGGAGCTCTACTCTCCCTCGCTCGACATCTGGTTCGAGCACGGTCTCGAGACGCCGGGCATCGCGCTGCTCAAGGTGACGCCCGTCGTGGCCGAGTTCTGGGAACCGGCGAAGGGCAAGGTCGCGATGGCCGCCGGGGCGCTCAAGGCGCTGGTCACCCGAGACACCCCGGACGACGACATCATGAACCACGGCCGCGTCACCTGCTGA